The region GACTTCTGTAATTTTTTACCAACCTGCCTTGATCTCACTATGCAGTATTCAGGGTCTGGGAATATGGAACTGATTTCTTCTAATGTCAGTGTGGCCACAACTTACAGACAATATCCCCTGTCCTCGCGGTTTTTAGTTTGGCCAAAGTGTGGTCCCGTTAGTGACACCCTTCTCTATCAGCAATACTTGTTAAATACTACCACTTCTGTTCAGGCCCTGAAGCCTGGGGCTGGCTGGGACTTGAAAGGAACTGGAGTTCAGGACGGGCTTAGTGCAGAACACGACATGATGCCACCCAAACTGGAAGGCTCCCTGGTGCCGCCACTGCCGCCTCCTCTACCCAAGGTCTCAACCTCAAGAACTGACCTTCAGGCTCACCAGGCTGTCCCAGAGAGGTCTGCGTTTTCCCCACCTGGGCAGAATTTCTCTCCCATTGTTGATATGGACTGCCTGGCAGCTCAAGGGCATGTCTTAACCAAGATCAGTAAAGAAAACAGCAGGCATCCTCTGCCACTTAAACATAATCCACTCCACTCAGTATTCCAGCAGACGCTCAGCGACAAGCCAGGCCCTGAGTTGAAAACATCATCTGTCAAAGGAGCCTTTGAAGAGACcccaaagaaacacagagagtgTTTGGTCAAGGAGAACCAGAAGTACACATTTACAATAGACAGATGCGCAAAAGACCTCTTCGTAGCCAAACAAGTTGGGACGAAACTCTCAGCAAATGAGCCGCTGTCATTTTCTGTTGAATCTATTCTTAAGAGGCCATCATCTGCCATCACTCATGTCTCCCAGTGAAGGGCTGCTTAGAGGAAGACTGGAGGGTTCTTTGCAGAtgccttttctgtctttaaagTTAAGATGCTCGTATGGAGAGATTTCTAATGTAAATGGTGATTCCTAAAATCTTACGTATCTCCTCTGCATATATCTTTTCTTATCACATGAGTATATTTAAAAGATGGAAACTGCTTACTATGCAAATTGTAAGGTTCTATGCTTTACACAGCACtccaaaaagcaataaaaatgacaCTGTCTTCCGAAGACCCAGTATTTGTTGAAAGCAAACAGCTGTCTCTGTCTAGATGAAAAAGCTTGCGTCTTAGAAATGCATTCCTTATTTTTCTAGGGAGGTCTATATACTTTCAAGCACTCTTAATGGTCCTTGTGAGCCACAAGAGAACACCTATAAGCTTGCaatgcttttgtttgtattttttaagtttGCAGGTAATGTGAAGACAttcaggacctcacacatgctgggtgAATGTTCATCCTCTAAACTACATTCTTGGTGCATCTTATAGGATATATATAATGTATGGTATATAATAcattgacacacacatacatatatatgtaaatttaactTTTCAAGATGGAAGCAAAGGGGGCTTGAGGATAGCTTTGGGGGCTGTTTGGATATTGAAGGAACTTTAATTTCACGAGGTTTGACAAAGTTGAAAGACTTAAAAAGGAAATCAGGCACAACGAGATGATATATTTTTGATAGTTGGGGATAGCCAAATGTGAACTCCTGGGCTGGCTTCTTCCTCAGGTAGGGCTCTGTATGTCAAGACGTAAGCCTCCTTTTTAGGAAAGGGACACACCTTTGAACATTtctagatgcttttttttttttttttttttttttaaacacaccaTACCTTTAACTTATTGGTGATCACAGATAAGTTCTCCTTATTGAGTGCAGTCTATTTAGTCCATGGTGGTGTCCAATCCCCCTTGGCTCTTGAGTTAGTTCACTATTCCTGGAGGATTGGCGACAACAATCATTTACAAGCAGGCCCTGCCAACTCTCAGCTGGTCCCTAACTCCCAGTTTATGCCTCTCACGGGCTGTACCTGTGTCAAAGGCTGTCAGCATAATTTtcttctgagattaaaaacattcACTATTCAAATGCTATCCGATGTGTTCTTAAGCCTGTGGCTGTTTATCACGGAACGCAGGCagcttctctcctcccccatctgTAAATTCTTTGTTACCCTCGTGTTTTCATCACAAATTATTAAGCATTGCTTTGGAAGTGTGATAAAATGAGTGTGAGACGTTTGTGAAGATACTAATGTTCAATGGTCACCTGTGTGCTAGGGATGATTTGAGAgcctgcttagcatgcacaaagccctggctctctgcctctgcactACATAACCCAGGCTGTTCCAGCATTCCCAGTgccaggaggtagaggtagaggcaggaggatcagaagttcagggtcatctttggctatagATCAACTATGAGGACAGTCTGGAATTCATGACACCCTGTGctacacatttataattttaacatgtggaggttggagggtGTTGATAGTGGCGGGAGGATGGTGTGTTtgaaagccatcctgggctacatagcaagaccctgtctcaaaaaaccaaaccaaaccaaacaaaaatacaacaaatacaacaacaaaaccaaagccacagCAGATAAACACAGCAACCTCACTTCATTTGTGGACTCACAATCAAGTTCAAGTTTTAGTGCTAATAAGATGGCGGTAGTGGGTAAAGGCGCTGGATGCCATGCCTGATGACtcaagtttggtccccaggatcCAGATATTAGAAGGAGAGATCCAATTCCTGCAGGTTGATCTCTGACTGACTGGGGTGCAAGTAcatgactctgtctctgtctctctgcctttctctttctcactctctctgtctttctgtctgtctgtctgtctcacttaaataaataaatgtagcaaaACATTTGAAGTTCTAGTATATCAAAGTCATCTAGTCATCCCACTACAGAAAACAAAGGTTAGGATATTTCACCTCTCAAGGCCATTTTGGGCTTGTGGAAAGAGACAGGGGGTTCAACAGCATAAAGGGTTTCTTGCTTGCtcttaaaaacacttaaaaactaTGGAAAGTGTTTGTGCTACTGGTCATTAGCTCATGCAAAGCTCCAGGGAGTCTCACCGTTGCTGCTTAAAATTAGCATCAGTTTCAAAAACCCAAGCCCAAACTTAGGTTGATTTTCAGTTTGTACTTGTAAAATAATACTTGGTTTTGTTGAGTCAAATTTACTTACTGTTACTCTTGCAAAAAGCCAGAGCGAATGGAAGCTTGCCAGCGACACAGAACTGAAAGCAAGCAGAGATTTCAATAGCTGTTGAGGATTATCATTAAGTGGAAAAGGTGTTTTCCAGCCAAGTCTGCCCTCCTGTTAGGTCTGCCTTCAGTCACCTGGGCATTATCTGCATGCTTGCACACTTTTGCTTTCCTGTTGACAATTCGCCTTTCGTATAAAGCCTTAAATGTAAACTGAACACTAAACCTCTCTTCAGTAC is a window of Acomys russatus chromosome 5, mAcoRus1.1, whole genome shotgun sequence DNA encoding:
- the Dmrt2 gene encoding doublesex- and mab-3-related transcription factor 2 isoform X2 — translated: MRKRRAFADKELENIMLEREYKEREMLETSQAAALFLPNRIVPGPEYSSYKSAYSPTAGEPPSKDFCNFLPTCLDLTMQYSGSGNMELISSNVSVATTYRQYPLSSRFLVWPKCGPVSDTLLYQQYLLNTTTSVQALKPGAGWDLKGTGVQDGLSAEHDMMPPKLEGSLVPPLPPPLPKVSTSRTDLQAHQAVPERSAFSPPGQNFSPIVDMDCLAAQGHVLTKISKENSRHPLPLKHNPLHSVFQQTLSDKPGPELKTSSVKGAFEETPKKHRECLVKENQKYTFTIDRCAKDLFVAKQVGTKLSANEPLSFSVESILKRPSSAITHVSQ